Proteins co-encoded in one Candidatus Tanganyikabacteria bacterium genomic window:
- a CDS encoding TonB-dependent receptor, giving the protein MADTSPARALFRGQQTTQDLTRPRTAFGKLAVGDPDEAGRFTLAGNYQHLESGGKYLDWSLESGKLDSKNQVVLDNYFLRSTFERTVADNLSVRAGAAVAGGGPTAEDRLDVGKEYLAKIRKAGYTGVDLGAEVRYAVTDSSELTLGADFTADDQRIQSIYDLYLQKFGVHEAGAQNPSGPDLGRKTFTNVGLFSQGVFRPLEPIGLTVGVRGDRHSAYGDVLNYRAGAVYDWTDALTSKLLFGTSFKAPSPLQLYSAPIQIGDLEGNPQLRPETAQTVETELLWEASEHLVLSVDAYWTRVKDLTQIQQALTNYRPVNVGEATTTGVEGAARWQVGAVRGYVNGTLQDTRILSAAATGGTAKVTGSELFPAVLANVGALAPAPGLPADLHLEIRYIGDMLPSSSNLSRAPEPYRVPAAVYVDAGLLARKFLVFGRPARVSAKATNLLDNRAPLPGFGGVDIPAPGRGFALTLAQGF; this is encoded by the coding sequence GCGGCCGCGTACGGCCTTCGGCAAGCTCGCCGTGGGCGATCCCGACGAGGCGGGCAGATTCACGCTGGCAGGCAACTACCAGCACCTGGAGAGCGGCGGCAAGTACCTCGACTGGAGCCTGGAGAGCGGCAAACTGGACAGCAAGAACCAGGTCGTCTTGGATAACTACTTCCTGCGGTCGACCTTCGAGCGGACCGTGGCCGACAACCTCTCGGTCCGCGCCGGGGCGGCCGTCGCGGGCGGCGGCCCTACCGCCGAAGATCGCCTCGACGTGGGCAAGGAGTACCTGGCGAAGATCCGCAAGGCCGGCTACACGGGTGTGGACCTGGGCGCCGAGGTCCGCTACGCGGTCACCGATAGCAGCGAACTCACGCTGGGCGCCGACTTCACCGCCGACGACCAGCGCATCCAGTCGATCTACGACCTGTACCTCCAGAAGTTCGGGGTGCACGAGGCCGGCGCCCAGAACCCGAGCGGGCCCGATCTCGGCCGCAAGACGTTCACGAACGTCGGCCTCTTCAGCCAGGGCGTCTTCCGGCCGCTGGAACCGATCGGCCTGACGGTCGGCGTCCGCGGGGATCGCCACAGCGCGTACGGCGACGTCCTCAACTACCGGGCGGGCGCGGTGTACGACTGGACCGACGCGCTCACGTCCAAGCTGCTGTTCGGCACCTCCTTCAAGGCGCCGAGCCCGTTGCAGCTCTACTCGGCGCCCATCCAGATCGGCGATCTCGAGGGCAATCCGCAGTTGCGACCCGAGACGGCCCAGACCGTCGAGACCGAACTGCTGTGGGAAGCGAGCGAGCACCTGGTGCTGTCGGTCGATGCCTACTGGACGCGGGTCAAGGATCTCACCCAGATCCAGCAGGCCCTGACCAACTACCGGCCGGTGAACGTGGGCGAGGCGACCACTACTGGCGTGGAGGGCGCGGCCCGCTGGCAAGTCGGCGCGGTGCGCGGCTACGTGAACGGGACCCTGCAGGACACGCGCATCCTGAGTGCCGCCGCGACCGGCGGGACGGCGAAAGTCACGGGCTCGGAGCTCTTTCCCGCCGTGCTGGCGAACGTGGGGGCACTCGCGCCGGCCCCCGGCCTGCCGGCCGATCTCCACCTCGAGATCCGCTACATCGGGGACATGTTGCCCTCCAGCTCCAATCTCAGCAGGGCGCCCGAGCCGTACCGGGTGCCCGCGGCGGTGTACGTGGACGCCGGCCTGCTCGCCCGCAAGTTCCTGGTTTTCGGCCGGCCGGCGCGGGTATCGGCAAAGGCGACCAATCTCCTGGATAACCGCGCGCCGCTTCCGGGGTTTGGCGGCGTGGACATACCGGCGCCGGGCCGGGGCTTCGCGTTGACGCTCGCGCAAGGGTTCTGA